A part of Miscanthus floridulus cultivar M001 chromosome 6, ASM1932011v1, whole genome shotgun sequence genomic DNA contains:
- the LOC136459042 gene encoding gibberellin 2-beta-dioxygenase 3-like — translation MVVLANPPVVDQIPLLRSPGPRDTFSGVPVVDLSSPGAARAIVDACERFGFFKVVNHGVPAATMGRAESEAVRFFAQAQADKDRAGPAYPFGYGSKRIGPNGDMGWLEYLLLAVDSASLSDACPVPWTAAFRSALNEYVAAVRKVAVRVLEAMAEGLGIADADALSSMVAGAGSDQVFRVNHYPPCPALQGLGCSATGFGEHTDPQLISVLRSNGTSGLQIALRDGAQWVSVPSDRDAFFVNVGDSLQVLTNGRFKSVKHRVVTNSLKSRVSFIYFAGPPLEQRIVPLPELLAEGEESLYKEFTWGEYKKAAYKTRLGDNRLAQFEA, via the exons ATGGTGGTGCTCGCCAACCCGCCTGTCGTCGACCAGATCCCGCTCCTGCGGTCCCCGGGCCCCAGGGACACCTTCTCGGGCGTGCCGGTCGTCGACCTGTCCAGccccggcgcggcgcgggcgatCGTCGACGCCTGCGAGCGCTTCGGCTTCTTCAAGGTCGTCAACCACGGCGTGCCCGCGGCCACCATGGGCAGGGCCGAGTCCGAGGCCGTCAGGTTCTTCGCGCAGGCGCAGGCCGACAAGGACCGGGCCGGCCCGGCGTACCCGTTCGGGTACGGCAGCAAGCGGATCGGGCCCAATGGCGACATGGGGTGGCTCGAGTACCTCCTCCTCGCCGTCGACTCCGCGTCGCTCTCCGACGCCTGCCCCGTCCCCTGGACCGCCGCCTTCCG AAGCGCGCTGAACGAGTACGTCGCGGCGGTGCGGAAGGTGGCGGTGCGTGTGCTGGAGGCGATGGCGGAGGGCCTGGGCATTGCGGACGCGGACGCGCTGAGCTCGATGGTGGCCGGCGCCGGCAGCGACCAGGTGTTCCGCGTGAACCACTACCCGCCCTGCCCCGCGCTGCAGGGCCTGGGCTGCAGCGCCACCGGCTTCGGCGAGCACACCGACCCGCAGCTCATCTCCGTGCTGCGCTCCAACGGCACGTCCGGCCTGCAGATCGCGCTCCGCGACGGCGCGCAGTGGGTCTCCGTGCCCTCCGACCGCGACGCCTTCTTCGTTAACGTCGGCGACTCGTTGCAG GTGCTGACCAACGGGAGGTTCAAGAGCGTGAAGCACCGGGTGGTGACCAACAGCCTCAAGTCTAGGGTTTCCTTCATCTACTTCGCGGGACCGCCGCTGGAGCAGCGGATCGTGCCGCTGCCGGAGCTGCTGGCGGAGGGCGAGGAGAGCCTGTACAAGGAGTTCACGTGGGGCGAGTACAAGAAGGCCGCGTACAAGACGAGGCTCGGCGACAACAGGCTGGCCCAGTTTGAAGCGTAG